One Coprobacter fastidiosus genomic window, TTTTGCATCAATGACATTTTGAACTTCTGATCTTGGCGTCAAATATCTAGCATACTGTGTCCAACACCAATCACCATCATATCTTTGTGGCTGACCATTAGGCTTAAGATCAGAAAGGTTAATAAGTTTTGATGTCAATGAATCCTGATATATTGTATTGATAGGTAACTGATATTCTTTTTCGATAAGTTCCTTCTTATTCTTTAAGGATATCAAAATACCATTAATTTGATGTTCAACAACTTTGGCTTGTGAAACTATATTTGAGATTCTCCATACGATTGATGAAATTATTGCAAATATTGATACACCATCCTTGTCTTCTAATACGATTCTCTTACAGTTTGACAGTAATCTAGATACCAATTGTAATTCAGATACATATCCTTGGAAAGGCATTTTCTCTGGATTCGCTTTCGCATAATTCTTAGAATACAACAAATCTGTTATAGCTGCTATGTGTTGAGTTGAATTCGATATTGTTGAAACAAGCTCTGTTTGCTTTTCTTCAATTCTTGTATTCAACTGACTACGCAACAAAGAGAAATCAATCTTTTCGATATACGCTTTAAGATATAGCAATTTTATCAATGTACGCCCCTTGCTAAATCCATAAGACATATCATTATTATATGAAGCTATCCAATGGTCATTTAGAGAATCCTTCATAAAAGTCAGCAGTTCGTCCAACTTACTTACAGATCTCTCATTATTCATCATAGCTGTGAAAGAACACAGATGTTTAATGATGTAGTCTTCATTATCATAAGAACTCATCAATTTACTGGCAGTTTCTCTTGATAAAATATTTAATATTTGATCAAAGAATAAGGATTCGTTAATCCTATCTTCAATTGGGGGCAGATACAAAGCATTTCTAAAGTTTCCTACTTCTTGAAGGATCTTTAATAATGATTGATAACTTGATGTAGGCTTCTTTGCATTCTCCAATATATAGTACATTGCAAGATACTTACTTTTTGTATCAGTTATATCTGCAGATTCAAGACTGGTAAAATCCCAAAGAATATTGTCTTCATAATCCCTCTTTTCGCAGATTAGGTTTTCCATTGCTGACTCATGGTCTTTTTTCTGCGCAAGAGAAATTGTGTTAATAACACAACTATCCCCTTCCAATACAAGTCTGGAATAGTGTTCAATTGTTCTAATAGCCTCCTTTTGCTTTGTCCATTCTCTATTTTTAATAACGTCAATGGCTGTATGGAAGTCGTATGTACGATTGTCGTCAATCAAAACAATATCATTGCAAGATCCAGCTACTATGACAATTTTTGCCACAGAGTCAATAAAATCTGCTATTTGTCCCCCAAAATTGAACTGATAGTGATTGTAATCCTCAAAAACCAACTTTTTCATTTTACAGATTGGCAGAAGGTTACCTGAACCATCCTTACATACTTCTTCTTTCAGTTGGCTTATATATTCATGTTCTTGGAGATATACTATTCTAATAGTTTTACTTGCATTGGTATGCAAGTCATTCTTTTGTGATTTGATATAGTCTTTAAGCCTGAGGATATACTTTTTTAAAGGTTCATCCTCTAAAATAGGTACAAAGATAATTGTATTGTCACTACTACGAGAAGTCAAAAGGACACTCTGTCTGAAATTTGAGGATTCAAGTTTTTTATCCAAACTCATATCCTTATATTTCAACTTCGGAGAGCCAATAGGCTGTTCAATGATTTCCCTAATGGCACGTAATGAATACTGCATATAAATCTCATTTCCTGATTTAATTTTGCAAGTTTCAAAAATACTATTAAGATTCTCAAAGTTATCATCAATTGTTTCCTCTTCGACAGAAGATTCAATAAATTTAATAGAATCTAAGATAAAATCTTTTGTCTCTCGTGTTACTTGGTCCTCATTATCCTCATACTGACTAATAAAGTCGTATGTTAACTCTAGTAATGGAATCAAGAAAGTTGTAGCAAGTGCTTTCTCTTTGTTATTTCTGCATGCAGTTGAAAAAGCAATTTTACCGTCAGAATTAGAACAAGCAGAGAGAATATAGCTAAAATACTTACCAACGTTTCTTATATAATCAACGCTTGTGTATTTCCCTTGTTCTTTACACTTTTCAAGATATGCAGAAAAATCATCACTAATTGCAGGATTGAGTTCTTTTACTACAGATACTAACTCATCTGTACAGAAGAAATCTTCTGCACTATCCTTCATTGCCTCTCTGTATGAATCCTCAATCTTAATGGATTGTGGTTCAAAATCTAGTAAAAGTCTACCAACAATCGGACGAATGTAACTATTCATTTGATTGAAATAAGAAACCTTTAGGTATTTTACTTCTTCACCACTTTCATCTATTGGCTCATTGAAAATGTCCTTTACAAGGAATTCTGTTGCATCATATTCCTTATAAATACTATAATCAATGGCATCCCACAATTTCTGTATATGACCTGGACGACAACGAGACATCCACCATATAAAATTCACATATCCATTAGCGCACTCCTTCATAAACTTACGTTTAAGTAAGGCTACCGTTGGAAATGGAATCTGAATTGTCTTCAGTCTTCTATTAGCAGCTGTTTCGCTATCATTATTTCCATCTGTTCCCTTTTCTTTTGCTACTTCATAGCCAGAAGCTGGTCCATTGCCAATAACTAATAAGAAAGGTTTTGTCTGAACAACTTGATCAAACAATTCACGAAGGATACCACCCCCAGATGATTCAACATAACGTTTGAGTTCATAGAATTTTGACTCAAATTCATCCACAAGGAGTATAGGAGGTGTAGTGCTTTCTAATGCTTGGCGGATAACTTCTTCGGAAAAAACAAGTTTGCTAATTTCTGATTCTTTGGTATCATTTGAATCCAATGTGACAGGAATGAAATCTTCCAAATACTGGTTTAAGCTTGGATTCTCAGAATCATCACCAGATTTAAAATCAGGGAAATCAATATCGTTTATATCATTCCAATTAGAGTTTCTCAATTTGTCGATCTGCTCTTTAATGATACTATTGATAATTCTGCTAAGTTGGTTATTTTGAACCTTACCAGATTCCAATGACTCTGCTTCCTTCTTTACAGCATCAACAATCTTAGCCAAAGGCATGTAGAAGGTAGGCGTTTTTAGCACTTCCCAACCGTAATGGAATAGATAGTATAATGTTGTTGATTTACCAATACCAAAAGCCCCCTGTAACATTATTGGTTGGATATTGCCTTTGTTACAGCCTTCTTTTAGATCAGACTCTACAGTTTCTCTTAGTTTTTTATGTTCGTTACTAAGATCAACCCATTTAGTTCTTTTTATGAGTGGGATGTAAGTTCCTGCCATATTATTACTTTAATCTAATTGTTATCGTTTTATTCAGAAGTGGAGATTCTATTTGGTATAAACCTTTTCGCAAACCTCCATATACTATTCTCTCAGAATTTGAGGTACCTTCTATTTGTTTGTTTTCTAGATTCCGCAGTACTACTTCTACTTTTGGAATAATAGTTAAAATGAACTCTGCTTTCTTTTTCCTGACCTCAATAGAGAAAGGCATATGCTCATAATTGAACTCAATGCAATCATTCTCAGAAATAATATTATTGGTTCTGGCAGCCATCGCATATTCTTCATGTCCATTAAGAGGAATCAATCTTGGCTTAAGGACATTCATTTGAGGCATGTGTTTTGTCTTAGAATAATCCTCATAGTTAACATCTACAGAGAATGAAAAATTCTCAGACCTTTCAAGATTATTCATAAACGCAATCACAGAATGGTTTAAGAATCGAGCATTTGATATTTCTATTTCTCTGAATTCTTCTTGATCATTTGTCAACTTACAGTCTTTGGAAGAGCTATCCAAATAATAATCACCTACGTATTTATCCAGAATTTCAGTAAGAATTGGCTGCTCATTCCATCTCTCTATAAAGAAAGGAAAACCTGTTATTGATTCCTCTTCACAAATTTGATCATTCTCAGAAGCCATTTCAACAAATGGAGATATAGGACATACTCTAACAAACATTCCATCTTCTCCTATCATTTCTTCTTGAGAAACCAATAAAACCATAATAGGAGCAGCAGCCGACTGGAGTATTCCTTCGTAATCCATATAACTTCTTTTAATTGTCCATATCTGATTCTCTTTGATTTTAGGACGTAGATGCAAATAATTGACAGGCACATCATTCGAAGCGAATAAGTCGTTAATGCTGGCCAATTCTTTATCTGATACTATAATGTCTTCTTTCACCTCAGGAATTATCGGGTTCTTGAGGAAATCATTTATGATGTTCATATATTCTACGTTTGTCATAATGGTAATACTCCCGTTTCTGATATTTTGTCCAAAGCTAAAGCAATATTTTGCAAGAAAGAAATACCTTCCTCTTCATTATTAGGCACATAAGTAGAGAAAATTTTTTTCTTAAAATCTTCTATCTTGCGATGGACAGAGCTTTTCGGAAGGTTATACTTATCAGCGATGGATGATAATGATATACCACCTGTATTCTGAAATATGTACTCTAAGAATATACGTGAATCTACTTGACCTACGTCTTCGATTATTGTCTTTATTGCTTTGGTTTGCTCATCGTCAAGTTGATTATAAACAATTTGATTTTCTGACATATTTGTCTTGAAGACTGACTGATCTAATAATTCAAAGACAGCTTTAGCCAAAGAAGAAACCGATACATAACCATCAGCCGACAAAAGAATATCTTCTATTGCCAGTTTAACAATTGGCTTAAAATGTTTAGTATCTTCATTTATTGGATAATGAGCAAGATACTTAACGACATCATCTAACTTATCTATCCAATTATTACCATCGGACATTGAACTTTTAACATAAGCACTATGTTCGTGAGTTTCTTCATCATAGTCTTCTTGGCATATTTCTTGAACAAGTTCCTGACACTTTTGAAAACTCAGACCGACCTTTTGTTGTTCTTCCTTAATTCTGTTTGAAACAAAAGAAATGAACATTTGTGTAAAATAATAAGACAAATATTCAAATGGCACTTTTGACAAATACTTAATCTTATTTTTGGATATAATCCACTCAAAGAACTGGTGACTCAATTCCTTAATATCATCACTTTGCCAATCATTGTCATTATGATCCGATACTATGATACTTTTCTTCCACTGGTATTTCCTCACCATCGAAGTAATCGTACCAAGTATGTTTGCGTAGCCTCTGGATGTTAGTTTTCCAGAGAGCAACTCTAATAGATATTCTTCCTTAAACATTGATTCCTAGGCTAAATTTGATTTGTAATTTGAGTTCTTCTATTTGGCTGTCACTTAAGGAGTCTATTCCATTCCAACCTCGTTGCAAATTAGTTAAATCCTTAGAATTATATGTCATTCTAAGTTTTATCAAGAAGTAAGAGTAAGGACAATCGGGATCATTTGGATTGATCTTTACCCTAAAGACATTTGTGCCCTTATTATAGTCTTTGGACGTTCCTGGAATTATCCAGCATTTTTTGTTTTCATCAAATACTCTTCCAACAACAGACGGATGAAAATCATCTTTGTCCTTGTTGTGAGCAAAATGATTATCCCAAATACCATTAGGAGCAACCCATATAGAGCCTATTACAGGACAATAAATATCCTGTAGTATGCTCTTCCAATTGGATAATTGTAAATTAATCATTTTAATGTTCTATCTATAAACTTTTTGTTACCGTTTGTTCCTTTGCATCAATCATTTAAATTAAAATACTGGCTACCCAAGAATGGCAGTTTCACTAATTTACCTTGTTTATATGCATTATAAGGCGAGAGATTCTTATGTAGCCCTAAAGCTGAAAGACGAACCACATTTGTTTCTCCCTGTTCATCTTTATCCGTAAACCATATTGTATCACGTCGTATAAACTCCTCATTTAATAGGTTAATGTCGTGAGTAGTCAATAGCATTTGTGAAGTCTGATTGCTATTAGCCAAGAATACTTTTATAAAATAGGATAGCAATTCATAATGAATGCTTGTTTCAACTTCATCTATGGGTACAAACTGGTTATTTTTCAGAAGGAAATTCAGTATTATGGCCATTCCTAAAAATCTCATAGTACCGTTTGATTCATACTCTTCAGATAATTCATATAAACCATTCCCTGTCCTATGAGTGAATGTCAATTCCGTATTTGTTATTTTACCTTTTTTCAACATTTCTGATTTTGCATCATCAGCAATTGGAGCTTTCTGAATCAGTTGTTCTAGTTCAGGCGTTATAAGTTCTTCTTCTTCATGAAGAGTAACATCTTCAATATTAAAATCCGAATCCTTTAAAAAGTTCAAAATAAATTTCTTCAGATTTCCATCCTTGTCCTTATCCAAATGACGTTTCACATATCCCGACAAAAGCATTCCAGGAGCAAGAACATCTTTTACTTGCTTTGCAAAATAGTCATAGACATCATTTAGCTTGGTCTTCCCTACATTGCAGTTTCCAAAAGCAGCAAGCACACTGCAGTTATTTATTGTGTTTCCTGCTATGGTATCCTGATTTTTCTTTGCCATTTTCAGGTTTATTCCAAATTCTATAACTGAAGAATCTGTATAAGGATCATAGCTACGGCTATAAAGTTTTGTAGGGCGTATGGATTCATATACAGTTAATGTTTCGGAATATATACGCTTTTTATCAAGCTCAAAGCTAAGGATATACTTCAATTGGTTCACATAAAAAGACATAGACATCTTTGTCGTTTTAGTCTTTGATGTTTCGTCTAATAAAAAAGGAACAACTCTAGTAGTATCATTACGACCTTTTGGCACCCTTAACACCAGCATCTTGAAAAAATCTATAGCTTCCAGCACATTGCTTTTACCAGACGCATTAGCCCCATATATTATTCCTACTTTCAGTAATCTTACACCATCCTTAACTTCATAAGTGTATTCATCCAACATAAAACTGTCTGATGAAGGTTCAAAGCTTATTTTTTGAGTCGACCTTATTGAGTAGAAGTTTTCTACTGTAAATTCTGCTATCATAGTCAATCTATTTCTTCTTTGATTGCAAATATATCAAATAAAATAAGAAATAGAATATTATACTACCTGTTTTTGTAAAATAGCTACATTTATCCTGTTTATAATTAGATAAAATCAAATTATTCGCTTGACAACTTTACTTTACCCACGTACTAATATATACGTCCATTAAAGTAAAGTCAAATAGAGGGAAAAGAATTAATTCTATTTTTTCCCCTTTGTTCAGTAAAACAATAAGCGTGAAACTCC contains:
- a CDS encoding AAA family ATPase, producing MIAEFTVENFYSIRSTQKISFEPSSDSFMLDEYTYEVKDGVRLLKVGIIYGANASGKSNVLEAIDFFKMLVLRVPKGRNDTTRVVPFLLDETSKTKTTKMSMSFYVNQLKYILSFELDKKRIYSETLTVYESIRPTKLYSRSYDPYTDSSVIEFGINLKMAKKNQDTIAGNTINNCSVLAAFGNCNVGKTKLNDVYDYFAKQVKDVLAPGMLLSGYVKRHLDKDKDGNLKKFILNFLKDSDFNIEDVTLHEEEELITPELEQLIQKAPIADDAKSEMLKKGKITNTELTFTHRTGNGLYELSEEYESNGTMRFLGMAIILNFLLKNNQFVPIDEVETSIHYELLSYFIKVFLANSNQTSQMLLTTHDINLLNEEFIRRDTIWFTDKDEQGETNVVRLSALGLHKNLSPYNAYKQGKLVKLPFLGSQYFNLND